The Aeromicrobium senzhongii genome includes a window with the following:
- a CDS encoding YihY/virulence factor BrkB family protein, protein MAEPGKDSGPDSPKELTKPSWFYVLRKTAREFSEDQCTDLAAALTYYSILALFPAAVAVLSLVGLVGRSDETVDALVQILRDLGASGAADTLEPTLRELGQSQNSGLGLIIGLVAALWSASGYVNAFSRGMNRIYEIGEGRPIWKLRPVMLLLTVVLVALTAVVALGLVLTGPAAQAVGDAVGLGDTAVTVWNIAKWPVLLIVVVFIVALLYYVTPNVKQPRFRWISLGAVVAIVVLVVASALFGLYVSNFSNYNKTYGSLAGVIVFLLWLWITNLALLFGAELDAELERGRELQAGLPAEEEIQLPPRDTRQIEKAKKKTEKDIARGRALRRSRGEPKDD, encoded by the coding sequence ATGGCTGAACCTGGCAAGGACAGCGGCCCGGACTCCCCGAAGGAGCTCACCAAGCCCTCGTGGTTCTACGTGCTGCGCAAGACGGCGCGTGAATTCTCCGAGGACCAGTGCACCGACCTCGCCGCGGCGCTGACGTACTACTCGATCCTGGCGCTGTTCCCGGCCGCGGTCGCGGTGCTGTCGCTCGTCGGCCTGGTCGGGCGCAGCGACGAGACCGTCGACGCGCTCGTGCAGATCCTGCGTGACCTCGGCGCCTCCGGTGCGGCCGACACCCTGGAGCCGACCCTGCGCGAGCTGGGCCAGAGCCAGAACTCGGGACTGGGCCTCATCATCGGTCTCGTCGCGGCCTTGTGGTCGGCGTCGGGCTACGTGAACGCGTTCAGCCGCGGCATGAACCGCATCTACGAGATCGGTGAAGGCCGGCCGATCTGGAAGCTGCGTCCGGTGATGCTGCTGCTGACGGTCGTCCTCGTGGCGCTGACCGCGGTCGTGGCCCTGGGGCTCGTCCTGACCGGTCCTGCCGCGCAGGCGGTCGGCGACGCCGTCGGTCTCGGCGACACGGCCGTGACGGTGTGGAACATCGCCAAGTGGCCGGTCCTGCTGATCGTCGTCGTCTTCATCGTGGCGCTGCTCTACTACGTCACGCCGAACGTGAAGCAGCCGCGGTTCCGCTGGATCAGCCTCGGTGCGGTGGTCGCGATCGTGGTGTTGGTCGTGGCCTCGGCGCTGTTCGGGCTCTACGTCTCGAACTTCTCGAACTACAACAAGACGTACGGCTCGTTGGCCGGCGTCATCGTGTTCCTGCTGTGGTTGTGGATCACGAACCTGGCCCTGCTCTTCGGCGCCGAGCTCGATGCCGAGCTGGAGCGCGGTCGTGAGCTGCAGGCGGGCCTGCCGGCCGAGGAGGAGATCCAGTTGCCTCCGCGCGACACCCGCCAGATCGAGAAGGCCAAGAAGAAGACCGAGAAGGACATCGCCCGAGGCCGGGCGCTGCGACGCTCGCGAGGCGAGCCGAAGGACGACTGA
- a CDS encoding DUF3618 domain-containing protein, with the protein MSDENIHELRDEVERTREELADTVDELAAKFDVKSRVKDSANDFKDSTRESLNDFKDSTRESLTDQDGKPRPEVLALAAGITSLCLAFLVLRSLRRGR; encoded by the coding sequence ATGAGTGACGAGAACATCCACGAGTTGCGTGACGAGGTGGAACGGACGCGTGAGGAGCTCGCCGACACCGTCGACGAACTCGCCGCCAAGTTCGACGTGAAGAGCCGCGTCAAGGATTCCGCGAACGACTTCAAGGACTCCACCCGCGAGTCCCTGAACGACTTCAAGGACTCCACCCGCGAGTCCCTGACCGACCAGGACGGCAAGCCGCGACCGGAGGTGTTGGCGTTGGCCGCCGGCATCACGTCGCTGTGCCTGGCGTTCCTGGTGCTGCGGTCGCTGCGGCGGGGGCGTTGA
- a CDS encoding phage holin family protein, whose translation MSQEQSDHSSATTGELISKLTTEMKTLVRDEMRLAQAEVTGRAKKAGIGAGFIGVGGLLALYGVGVLLAAIILALALVMDAWLAALIVAVVLLVIAGIAALLGKSRVQEAGPPVPTGTMDSVKADVDAVRHARDH comes from the coding sequence ATGAGCCAAGAGCAGTCGGATCACTCGTCGGCCACCACCGGTGAGCTCATCTCCAAACTGACAACCGAGATGAAGACGCTCGTCCGTGACGAGATGCGGCTCGCGCAAGCCGAGGTGACCGGGCGGGCCAAGAAGGCAGGCATCGGGGCCGGCTTCATCGGCGTGGGCGGCTTGCTCGCGCTGTATGGGGTCGGTGTCCTGCTCGCCGCCATCATCCTGGCTCTGGCGCTGGTCATGGACGCGTGGTTGGCGGCGCTCATCGTCGCGGTCGTCCTGCTGGTCATCGCCGGCATCGCGGCCCTGCTGGGCAAGAGCCGGGTGCAGGAAGCCGGTCCGCCGGTTCCCACTGGCACGATGGACAGCGTCAAGGCCGACGTGGACGCCGTCCGACATGCCCGAGACCACTGA